A window of Mangifera indica cultivar Alphonso chromosome 13, CATAS_Mindica_2.1, whole genome shotgun sequence contains these coding sequences:
- the LOC123193966 gene encoding RING-H2 finger protein ATL56-like: MPPSHHRHDLPPQPPPPKPDTALLSILLKAIIMTVITSFFFLLLGLASLLLIPLLLTSIHRHHSRNRLEDGLSDGFSPSGLKRLPQFRFSKRSEVESDGECVVCLEGFKQGQWCRALVECGHVFHRKCVDTWLVKVAACPTCRTRVC; encoded by the coding sequence ATGCCTCCGTCGCACCACCGCCACGACCTGCCGCCGCAGCCACCGCCGCCGAAACCCGACACTGCTCTCCTTTCTATCCTTTTGAAGGCCATAATTATGACTGTCATAACCtcctttttcttccttcttctcgGCCTTGCTTCTCTCCTCCTAATTCCTCTCCTTCTCACCTCTATCCACCGTCACCACAGTCGGAACCGCCTCGAAGACGGTCTTTCTGATGGATTCTCCCCAAGCGGTCTCAAGAGGCTCCCCCAGTTCAGGTTTTCGAAACGATCGGAGGTTGAGAGCGACGGCGAATGCGTGGTCTGTTTGGAGGGGTTTAAACAAGGCCAGTGGTGTCGTGCTCTCGTCGAGTGTGGGCATGTCTTTCATAGGAAGTGTGTGGACACGTGGCTCGTTAAGGTGGCTGCCTGTCCGACTTGTCGTACTAGGGTTTGCTAG
- the LOC123194942 gene encoding uncharacterized protein LOC123194942, producing MSERGEDDSDDNNNNNNVISLLSQENNTILFCLKILINSLVIFPVNKHIFLSIFTLTNLPLSFLLFSFSLSAQPIKARVYSLEALARLAPTRFEARHLWKESRADALSLLHLRLCYFLPCYLLSLVAAVSAIHSAHSAVHGKRFSLLIAGSHIRLTWKRPLVTSICIYAVFALYSQVIFYLTVIMGTTPRSVFLIWVFGSVFELYLMAISGVGLVASVLEDRIGFDAIRFGSDLIEGRRACGWLLSGWFIFISGWIGRGWHKLIMDGHDLRNMNWTVMMTSWEKMGLICLYGIEMLWSFTVTTIFYCECRKRHSIRTENDIEEVTA from the coding sequence ATGTCCGAACGAGGCGAAGACGACAGCGACgacaataacaataacaataacgTCATCAGTTTACTTTCCCAAGAAAATAATACCATCTTGTTTTGCCTCAAGATTCTCATCAATTCCCTTGTAATTTTCCCGGTAAACAAACATatctttctttccatttttaCCCTCACCAACCTCCCCCTCTCGTTTCTCCTCTTCTCCTTTTCCCTCTCCGCACAACCCATCAAGGCCCGCGTCTATAGTCTCGAAGCCCTAGCCCGGTTGGCCCCCACGCGCTTCGAGGCCCGTCATCTCTGGAAGGAGTCACGTGCTGACGCTTTGTCTCTCCTACACCTCCGGTTGTGTTATTTCCTCCCATGTTATCTCCTCTCTCTTGTTGCGGCTGTCTCCGCCATCCATTCCGCTCACTCCGCCGTCCACGGAAAGCGATTCAGCCTCCTCATAGCGGGTTCCCACATTAGGCTGACGTGGAAACGGCCGTTGGTCACGTCGATTTGCATCTACGCCGTGTTTGCATTGTACTCTCAGGTAATCTTTTATCTAACAGTCATTATGGGCACCACACCCAGGTCGGTTTTTCTAATATGGGTATTCGGGTCGGTTTTCGAACTTTATTTAATGGCAATTTCGGGTGTCGGGTTGGTTGCATCCGTGTTGGAAGATAGAATCGGGTTCGATGCGATCCGTTTCGGGTCCGATCTCATTGAAGGGAGGAGAGCATGCGGGTGGTTGTTATCGGgttggtttatttttatatcGGGTTGGATTGGGCGGGGATGGCACAAATTGATAATGGACGGACATGATTTGAGGAACATGAATTGGACGGTGATGATGACGAGTTGGGAGAAAATGGGGTTAATTTGTTTGTACGGAATTGAGATGCTGTGGAGTTTTACCGTCACCACAATTTTTTACTGCGAATGCCGAAAACGACACTCGATCAGAACAGAAAACGACATAGAGGAAGTTACAGCttaa